One region of Cucurbita pepo subsp. pepo cultivar mu-cu-16 chromosome LG03, ASM280686v2, whole genome shotgun sequence genomic DNA includes:
- the LOC111790965 gene encoding ankyrin repeat domain-containing protein 13C-like has protein sequence MAGIDVSKYVHSPVHKAVATRDYTNLKRIFAGLPRLCNPSEIHTEAASLAEESKAEAISAMVDCRDVPNRDTPLHLAVKLGDETATEMLMVAGADWSLQNENGWSALQEAICSRQEGIAMIIVRHYQPLAWAKWCRRLPRLTETMRRMKDFYMEITFHFESSVIPFISRIAPSDTYKIWKRGANLRADMTLAGFDGFRIQRADQSVLFLGDGTEDGKVPSGSLCMVSHKEKEVMNALDGAGAQATEEEIRQEVTAMSRTNIFRPGIDVTQAVLLPQLTWRRQEKTELVGAWKAKVYDMHNVVVSIKSRRVPGAMTDDEFFTSCNENETESEEFADILTEDERKQLENALKLDSTDLASSENGDGTIAHRHSCVEQREVPVEDVNGCRNGEIRPEKKGWFGGWRKRDSKNEGQKKIAPPRSSLSMDDKVGDLLGDSPTENHSSIPGRHSVEIVSEHRRGREARATSSTSESKNRHKDGSHENEYKKGLRPVLWLSPNFPLQTDELLPLLDILANKVKAVRRLRELLTTKLPLGTFPVKVAIPVVPTIRVIVTFTKYEELQPVDEFATPPSSPTAAAAGRESPSATNASSSSWFQWIKAPYQRTSSSSSVSSSRIETLEDPFAIPRDYTWVTAEAKKKKMQEKNKAKKARSRRD, from the exons ATGGCTGGTATCGATGTTTCGAAGTATGTGCATAGTCCGGTACACAAGGCTGTGGCCACCAGAGATTATACCAATCTCAAGAGAATCTTTGCAGGCCTTCCTCGGCTTTGCAATCCTTCTGAGATTCACACTGAGGCTGCTTCATTAGCTGAGGAAAGCAAGGCTGAGGCCATTTCTGCTATGGTTGATTGTCGAGATGTCCCGAATCGGGATACTCCACTGCATTTGGCTGTAAAGCTTGGGGATGAGACTGCTACCGAAATGCTTATGGTTGCAGGGGCAGATTGGAGCTTGCAGAATGAGAATGGTTGGAGTGCACTTCAGGAAGCAATTTGCAGTAGACAAGAAGGGATTGCTATGATAATTGTTCGGCACTACCAGCCTTTGGCTTGGGCAAAATGGTGTCGGAGATTGCCTCGCTTGACTGAGACTATGCGAAGAATGAAGGATTTCTACATGGAAATCACATTCCACTTCGAGAGTTCGGTGATCCCTTTCATATCTAGAATCGCTCCTTCAGATACTTACAAGATTTGGAAAAGAGGTGCTAACTTGAGGGCAGATATGACACTGGCTGGTTTTGATGGATTTAGGATCCAACGTGCCGACCAGAGCGTTCTTTTTCTTGGCGATGGGACTGAGGATGGGAAAGTACCTTCTGGTTCACTCTGTATGGTCTCACACAAGGAGAAGGAGGTAATGAATGCTTTGGACGGTGCTGGTGCTCAAGCAACTGAAGAAGAGATTAGACAAGAAGTGACAGCAATGTCTCGGACTAATATATTTAGACCCGGGATTGACGTCACTCAGGCTGTTCTTTTGCCCCAGTTGACTTGGAGGCGCCAGGAGAAAACCGAATTGGTGGGTGCCTGGAAAGCTAAAGTATACGATATGCATAATGTGGTCGTTAGTATCAAATCCAGGAGGGTCCCTGGGGCAATGACGGATGATGAATTCTTCACATCatgtaatgaaaatgaaactgAGAGCGAGGAGTTTGCTGACATTTTAACCGAGGATGAACGAAAGCAACTTGAGAATGCACTTAAATTAGATTCAACTGATTTGGCTTCTTCTGAGAATGGTGACGGGACTATTGCGCATCGGCACAGTTGTGTTGAACAAAGGGAAGTTCCTGTCGAGGATGTAAATGGATGTAGAAATGGAGAGATTCGaccagaaaagaaaggatgGTTCGGGGGATGGAGGAAACGGGATAGCAAAAACGAAGGACAAAAGAAGATTGCTCCTCCAAGAAGCTCCCTTTCTATGGATGATAAGGTAGGTGATCTTCTAGGGGACTCTCCTACCGAAAATCATAGCAGCATCCCTGGAAGACATTCTGTTGAGATAGTCTCTGAACACCGAAGAGGAAGGGAAGCGAGAGCTACCTCTTCGACTTCTGAGAGCAAAAATCGGCATAAGGATGGGAGTCACGAAAACGAGTACAAGAAAGGGTTAAGACCCGTTCTTTGGCTCTCTCCGAACTTTCCTCTACAAACCGATGAACTATTGCCATTGCTGGATATTTTAGCTAACAAGGTCAAGGCGGTTCGGCGTTTGAGAGAACTGCTTACCACAAAACTCCCACTGGGAACGTTTCCAGTCAAG GTTGCCATCCCTGTGGTTCCAACCATCAGAGTGATTGTTACCTTCACAAAGTATGAAGAACTTCAACCGGTGGACGAGTTCGCAACGCCCCCATCAAGCCCTACAGCTGCAGCAGCAGGCAGGGAGAGCCCTTCCGCCACAAATGCCTCGAGTTCATCTTGGTTTCAGTGGATAAAAGCCCCGTATCAACGCACGAGTTCATCGTCCAGTGTTTCTAGCAGTAGGATAGAAACTCTCGAAGACCCATTCGCCATCCCCCGTGATTACACCTGGGTTACCGCTgaagcaaagaaaaagaaaatgcaggAAAAGAACAAAGCAAAGAAAGCGAGAAGTCGCCGTGATTGA